One Aquarana catesbeiana isolate 2022-GZ linkage group LG06, ASM4218655v1, whole genome shotgun sequence genomic region harbors:
- the LOC141148023 gene encoding olfactory receptor 1500-like, translating into MDNYTASKVFQIVPFFFKTEYKLYVFGILLTIYFTCLLINIIIITVIYIDDHLHTPMYLFLSNLSFVDICFTTVTVPKLLHMLLTDNNTISFTQCFTQFYFYLLFGTSEDVLLFMMAYDRYVAICKPLHYHQILGRKNSLMLIAVTWISACTNSLLIIKAALTMSFCHSKIIHQLFCDIKALIKISCAGTEMFFMLLYLELLLFGFVPFLCTVMSYVKIIAIILNINSRDGKRKLFSTCSPHLTVILLFYANIASVVLIPQSQYSELLEQICTMLYTAVTPMVNPLIYSIRNKDVKRALMRLVKGKITLKP; encoded by the coding sequence ATGGACAACTATACAGCATCTAAAGTGTTTCAGATTGTGCCATTTTTCTTTAAAACAGAATATAAACTATACGTTTTTGGTATTTTACTTACAATATATTTCACATGCctgttaataaatataattatcatCACAGTGATATATATTGATGACCATTTACACACCCCCATGTATCTGTTTCTCTCTAATTTATCCTTTGTAGATATTTGTTTTACAACAGTCACCGTTCCCAAACTTCTACACATGTTACTAACTGACAATAATACAATATCATTTACTCAATGCTTTACTCAGTtctacttttatttattatttggcaCCAGTGAAGATGTTCTTTTATTCATGATGGCATATGACCGATATGTTGCTATCTGTAAGCCTTTACACTATCACCAAATTTTGGGGAGAAAAAATAGTTTGATGTTAATTGCAGTCACCTGGATCTCAGCTTGTACAAATTCTTTATTGATAATAAAGGCAGCGTTAACTATGTCGTTTTGCCATTCAAAAATAATTCATCAACTTTTCTGCGATATCAAAGCTCTGATCAAGATTTCATGTGCGGGAACTGAAATGTTCTTCATGTTGCTTTACCTGGAGCTTTTGTTGTTTGGCTTTGTTCCATTTTTGTGCACTGTAATGTCTTATGTAAAAATAATTGCCATCATCTTAAATATTAATTCAAGAGATGGAAAGCGAAAACTCTTCTCCACCTGCTCACCCCACCTCACTGTAATCCTCCTCTTCTATGCAAACATAGCATCAGTGGTACTGATTCCACAATCTCAGTACTCAGAGCTCTTGGAGCAAATCTGCACTATGCTATACACAGCAGTAACACCCATGGTAAACCCTCTGATTTACTCCATACGTAATAAAGATGTCAAGAGAGCCCTGATGAGATTGGTGAAGGGCAAGATAACTCTGAAGccctaa